From the genome of Gemmatimonas phototrophica, one region includes:
- a CDS encoding ADP-ribosylglycohydrolase family protein has translation MRGALIGLAVGDAVGTTVEFKSPGSFTPVTDMTGGGPFQLRAGEWTDDTSMALCLAESLIECRGFDPKDQMERYVNWWREGHLSSTGTCFDIGNTVSQALRAFQATGNPFAGRTDEWSAGNGSLMRLAPVPLFFFGRHEDPIAMAAESSRTTHGAVVAVDGCRYLAALLLGAVSGAAKDALLSPQYTPVPSYWEEAPLHPAIAVIANGSFTQKMPPTIRGTGYAADALEAALWAFYRSDNFRDGCLLATNLGDDADTTAAIYGQIAGAFYGESGIPLEWRQRLAHTSLIDRFADELIQPSPPRQAT, from the coding sequence ATGCGCGGCGCACTGATCGGACTCGCCGTCGGCGATGCCGTGGGCACTACGGTGGAGTTCAAGAGCCCCGGTTCCTTCACCCCGGTGACCGACATGACCGGCGGCGGCCCGTTTCAGCTGAGAGCCGGCGAATGGACCGACGACACCTCCATGGCGCTCTGCCTGGCGGAAAGTCTCATCGAATGCCGCGGTTTCGATCCCAAAGACCAGATGGAGCGCTACGTAAACTGGTGGCGCGAAGGGCATCTCTCCAGCACGGGCACCTGCTTCGACATTGGCAACACGGTGTCACAGGCGCTGCGCGCATTTCAGGCCACCGGTAATCCCTTCGCGGGACGCACCGACGAGTGGTCTGCCGGCAACGGCTCCCTCATGCGGCTCGCCCCTGTGCCGCTCTTCTTTTTCGGGCGCCACGAAGACCCTATCGCCATGGCCGCCGAAAGCTCCCGCACCACGCATGGCGCTGTTGTCGCCGTGGACGGCTGCCGCTACCTCGCCGCGCTTTTGCTGGGCGCAGTGAGTGGCGCCGCCAAAGACGCACTCCTCTCGCCGCAGTACACTCCAGTGCCGAGCTATTGGGAGGAAGCGCCACTGCATCCGGCTATTGCGGTCATTGCCAACGGGTCATTTACGCAGAAGATGCCGCCCACCATTCGCGGCACCGGCTACGCCGCTGATGCCCTCGAAGCGGCGCTCTGGGCCTTTTACCGAAGCGACAACTTCCGCGATGGCTGCCTGCTGGCCACCAACCTGGGCGACGATGCCGATACCACCGCGGCCATTTATGGGCAGATTGCCGGCGCCTTCTACGGCGAGTCCGGTATTCCGCTGGAGTGGCGCCAGCGCCTGGCCCACACGTCGCTCATCGATCGGTTCGCCGACGAGCTCATTCAGCCGTCGCCGCCCAGGCAGGCGACCTAA
- a CDS encoding OmpA family protein: MHPITVTLHRAVLRVVLNVLRYTRRTAMWILLMTPALALPSQAAPANTPLVNLFTREAGARIAGFSSEFGSIWIADNLIPTAEQLTPTGKPIHDLVWSSASNVPFPHWITIDLGRRQWLTTLVFNNALTEEPDHPGISARLLELHVGDTPTELRKVASFELQKNTNDQAVQITPVEAQYVKLVVRSNWGHPWYTELGAGMAFDDGTRPGTLAAALRSDGRADVYGLYFDFASAVLRAESRAAIDEIVAWHTTNPTRALTIEGHTDSVGGDAANGPLSQQRARAVVAELVKRGVPAARLSAAGFGSTRPVSGNDTDAGRARNRRVSVVVQP, from the coding sequence ATGCATCCCATAACGGTCACACTGCACCGCGCCGTGCTGCGCGTTGTCCTGAATGTCTTGCGGTACACGCGGCGCACGGCCATGTGGATACTGCTCATGACTCCGGCTCTCGCGCTACCCTCGCAAGCCGCGCCAGCCAACACACCCTTGGTGAACCTCTTCACCCGTGAAGCTGGCGCCCGCATTGCGGGGTTCTCCAGCGAGTTCGGCTCCATTTGGATTGCCGATAATCTCATCCCCACCGCCGAACAGCTCACGCCCACCGGCAAGCCCATCCACGATCTGGTGTGGAGCTCGGCCAGTAATGTGCCCTTTCCACACTGGATCACGATTGACCTGGGGCGGCGGCAGTGGCTCACGACGCTGGTGTTCAACAACGCACTCACTGAGGAACCCGACCACCCCGGGATCTCGGCCCGTCTACTGGAACTCCACGTGGGCGACACCCCTACCGAGCTGCGCAAGGTGGCGAGCTTTGAACTGCAGAAGAATACAAACGACCAGGCGGTGCAAATCACGCCGGTGGAAGCGCAGTACGTAAAGCTGGTGGTGCGCAGCAACTGGGGACATCCGTGGTACACCGAACTGGGGGCCGGTATGGCCTTTGACGATGGCACGCGCCCTGGCACATTGGCCGCTGCGCTGCGCAGCGATGGTCGCGCCGACGTATACGGCCTCTATTTCGATTTTGCGAGCGCCGTGTTGCGTGCCGAGAGCCGCGCTGCCATAGACGAGATTGTGGCGTGGCACACCACCAACCCCACCCGTGCACTGACGATTGAGGGACATACCGACAGCGTGGGTGGCGATGCGGCAAACGGTCCGCTGTCCCAACAGCGGGCCAGAGCGGTGGTGGCCGAGCTGGTGAAGCGCGGTGTGCCGGCGGCCAGACTGTCGGCAGCGGGTTTTGGCAGCACGCGTCCCGTGTCCGGCAACGACACGGACGCCGGTCGGGCTCGTAACCGGCGGGTGAGTGTGGTGGTGCAACCGTGA
- a CDS encoding esterase/lipase family protein, translating to MSAVAAMILGAVLAVQPITRAHHPASSSPASAAPADSAWRGSFSLIERVTLNADTVEELDEAQRRAAVGMQVNQARATTLRSERLVRLDGTLVPRMVTGAAGALVQRATLAVSLASHLRSTELMPTRVRCETNAAEQQTTVVRTMETTSTGVAQVEDEVTATNLGIEVLGPKLMVRSRMASKVMGDDVCGSQPTDATANDQRDEFEHEQELERYSVDIAPDPRYPNVSVGSRVERLGAVTRTWTWALTRGLATEALAIERVVFEQQVFPDTGRWRALGPDGTVDGNVVRVRITVRNDGARAVADMLTLSDLAAPRALPNGRVPVQVAARSTSTVEYAWNTAGWAWEPNARALASRRIEVRLASGVAGAEAITTPVVVTPRPVVLVHGLWSDASTWQQYPAFLRQAHSFAWGAYAVGDGRVGGPELVLRTGVLRAGALLDETNSLFVNAHLLARYVTAVRTGSNAWQVDVVGHSMGGLIARLYLTMAPPGLPGTPAVRHLLMLGTPNLGSPCAVPLNALGGGGVEAYRQLTPEVAEAFNARVRDVPAVQYAILAGAPLPKFPCQDGPLSFTPNDGVVSVPSAFAWYHDRVRSGSLHTDMTGSAGDFRQFVLPRLAVPPNGD from the coding sequence GTGAGTGCGGTGGCGGCCATGATACTGGGAGCGGTGTTGGCGGTGCAACCCATTACTCGTGCTCATCATCCGGCCAGCTCCTCGCCAGCGTCGGCCGCGCCTGCAGATTCCGCGTGGCGCGGCAGCTTCAGTCTCATTGAGCGCGTCACGCTCAACGCCGACACCGTTGAGGAGCTGGATGAAGCGCAGCGGCGCGCGGCGGTGGGCATGCAGGTCAATCAGGCGCGCGCCACTACACTGCGCAGCGAACGGCTGGTGCGGCTGGATGGCACACTGGTACCACGGATGGTTACGGGGGCGGCGGGCGCTCTGGTGCAGCGCGCAACGCTGGCAGTGTCATTGGCCAGTCATCTGCGCAGCACGGAGCTCATGCCCACCCGTGTGCGCTGCGAAACAAACGCCGCCGAGCAGCAGACCACTGTTGTGCGAACCATGGAGACCACTTCCACTGGCGTGGCGCAGGTGGAGGACGAGGTAACCGCCACGAATCTGGGGATCGAGGTGCTGGGGCCCAAGCTCATGGTGCGGTCGCGCATGGCGTCGAAGGTCATGGGTGATGATGTGTGCGGCTCACAACCGACGGACGCCACCGCGAATGATCAGCGTGACGAGTTCGAGCACGAGCAGGAGCTGGAGCGATACAGCGTGGATATCGCGCCCGACCCGCGGTATCCCAATGTGTCGGTTGGATCGCGCGTGGAGCGTCTGGGGGCGGTGACCCGCACCTGGACATGGGCGCTGACCCGCGGGCTGGCCACGGAAGCCTTGGCCATCGAGCGCGTGGTGTTTGAGCAGCAGGTCTTTCCCGATACGGGGCGTTGGCGCGCGCTCGGCCCAGACGGTACGGTGGACGGGAACGTGGTGCGGGTGCGCATCACGGTGCGCAATGACGGCGCCCGGGCGGTGGCGGATATGCTCACGCTCTCTGATCTGGCCGCACCGCGCGCCTTGCCCAATGGGCGAGTGCCGGTGCAGGTGGCGGCGCGCAGTACATCAACGGTGGAGTATGCATGGAACACGGCGGGGTGGGCGTGGGAGCCCAACGCGCGTGCCCTCGCTTCGCGACGCATTGAGGTGAGACTGGCGAGTGGTGTGGCAGGGGCAGAGGCCATCACCACGCCGGTGGTGGTGACCCCACGGCCCGTGGTGCTGGTGCATGGACTCTGGAGTGATGCCAGCACGTGGCAGCAGTACCCGGCGTTTCTGCGGCAGGCGCATTCCTTTGCTTGGGGGGCCTATGCGGTAGGCGATGGGCGGGTGGGGGGTCCCGAGCTGGTGCTGCGCACGGGCGTGCTCCGTGCCGGTGCGCTGCTCGACGAAACGAACAGTCTGTTTGTGAACGCCCATCTGCTGGCGCGATATGTGACGGCCGTACGCACGGGCAGCAATGCGTGGCAGGTGGATGTGGTGGGGCACTCCATGGGTGGTCTTATTGCGCGTCTGTATCTCACGATGGCCCCACCCGGACTACCGGGTACGCCAGCGGTGCGGCACCTGCTCATGCTGGGCACACCAAACCTGGGCTCACCGTGTGCGGTGCCGCTCAATGCACTGGGAGGCGGAGGCGTGGAGGCGTATCGGCAGCTCACCCCCGAGGTGGCAGAGGCATTCAACGCGCGAGTGCGCGACGTGCCGGCCGTGCAGTACGCCATTCTGGCCGGGGCGCCACTTCCCAAGTTTCCCTGTCAGGATGGTCCGTTGTCGTTTACCCCCAACGATGGCGTGGTGAGTGTGCCCAGTGCCTTTGCGTGGTACCATGACCGGGTGCGGTCGGGCAGTCTGCACACCGATATGACCGGGTCGGCAGGGGATTTCCGGCAATTTGTGTTGCCCCGGCTAGCGGTGCCGCCCAATGGGGATTGA
- a CDS encoding cupin domain-containing protein, with product MMSATLTTPMVLVRPLNALTSLHLMGQQAIPALTSADTKGTLSLLLYVAAPNSGPPPHRHREQDETFITIDEGFEFLAGDIWQAVPPHTVVHVPAGARHTFRNSGTTPSRTWVFTRPGDMELFFGALAEVSADAERTGTDPDLARIMALYDEYGVEPMP from the coding sequence ATGATGTCCGCCACGCTTACCACGCCAATGGTCCTCGTTCGGCCACTCAACGCGCTTACGTCCCTGCACCTCATGGGGCAGCAGGCCATTCCGGCCCTCACCAGCGCCGATACGAAGGGTACTCTCTCACTGCTTCTGTACGTGGCGGCGCCCAACAGCGGACCGCCGCCACACCGGCACCGGGAACAGGACGAAACGTTCATTACCATCGACGAGGGCTTTGAATTCCTTGCCGGTGATATTTGGCAGGCCGTGCCGCCGCACACCGTGGTACATGTCCCCGCCGGCGCGCGACACACGTTCCGTAACAGCGGCACCACGCCGTCCCGCACCTGGGTGTTCACACGGCCGGGCGATATGGAGCTGTTCTTCGGGGCGCTTGCCGAAGTCAGCGCTGATGCCGAACGAACCGGTACGGATCCCGACCTGGCGCGTATCATGGCGCTGTACGACGAGTACGGCGTGGAGCCCATGCCATGA
- a CDS encoding helix-turn-helix transcriptional regulator, translating into MSIALTHAEQRRLMALSDTLLSPLAAADPDTWRRDVDEGLRLAFGCDHVMFVTPESGRVVFRSPSIDDDVLQVFADLTTPDPRTGLFASKDPVVDTWFQARRADRMEVFTETTNANMLAQLGHDMRRSEIANTVWRGGMLDFFGLMTDDDGSEMMLITGYERRGATRLSDDAIRQRLQLILPAFRAGHHALARFGERRDGLMRTLDFMSDALLLLDRGGRELHRNVACRALLSAEPQAEALLVACRQLAFAVSSPRLVVERDGPAPVERTLSTAQSRYTARAVPASRAMCDVDGAVLVSLGRATPAAVSDEMLRERWGLTPREIEVVRLLARGSSNAEVAAALGVSAYTARNHTERALLKLGVSSRARVGPLLRGEMYEG; encoded by the coding sequence ATGTCGATCGCTCTCACGCACGCCGAACAGCGCCGCCTAATGGCACTCTCCGACACGTTGCTGTCGCCACTGGCGGCCGCCGATCCGGACACGTGGCGCCGTGACGTGGACGAGGGGCTGCGGCTGGCCTTCGGGTGCGATCATGTCATGTTCGTCACCCCGGAGAGTGGGCGGGTCGTTTTCCGGTCGCCATCGATTGATGACGATGTGCTGCAGGTGTTCGCCGACCTTACCACGCCCGATCCGCGCACGGGGCTGTTCGCCAGCAAGGACCCCGTGGTGGACACGTGGTTCCAGGCGCGCCGCGCCGACCGCATGGAAGTCTTCACCGAGACGACCAACGCGAACATGCTGGCGCAGCTGGGGCATGACATGCGCCGCAGCGAGATTGCCAACACCGTGTGGCGTGGTGGCATGCTCGACTTTTTCGGACTCATGACCGACGATGACGGATCGGAAATGATGCTCATCACCGGCTACGAGCGACGGGGAGCGACGCGCCTGAGTGACGACGCCATTCGGCAGCGGCTGCAGCTCATTTTGCCGGCGTTCCGGGCGGGGCATCATGCGCTGGCCCGGTTTGGCGAGCGACGGGACGGGTTGATGCGTACGTTGGATTTCATGAGCGATGCGCTGCTGCTGCTGGACCGTGGCGGGCGTGAATTGCATCGCAATGTCGCCTGTCGTGCGTTGCTGTCTGCGGAGCCGCAGGCCGAGGCGTTGCTTGTGGCCTGTCGCCAACTGGCCTTTGCGGTGAGCAGCCCGCGGCTCGTGGTGGAGCGCGACGGGCCGGCGCCGGTGGAACGGACCCTGTCCACGGCGCAGTCGCGGTATACTGCGCGCGCGGTCCCGGCATCACGCGCCATGTGTGATGTGGACGGGGCGGTGCTCGTGTCGCTGGGGCGTGCAACGCCCGCCGCGGTGAGCGACGAGATGCTGCGTGAACGCTGGGGGCTCACACCACGCGAAATAGAAGTGGTGCGGCTGTTGGCCCGTGGCAGCAGTAACGCGGAGGTGGCCGCGGCCTTGGGAGTGAGCGCGTATACCGCGCGTAATCACACCGAGCGCGCGCTGCTCAAGCTCGGGGTGAGTTCACGGGCCCGGGTAGGGCCATTGCTGCGCGGTGAGATGTACGAGGGGTAA
- a CDS encoding ADP-ribosylglycohydrolase family protein, with the protein MLDDSRWIPRLDPARLAVLPPAPPIDAPDIADRVRGMLLCVAIGDSLGNRTESMFPTERDLEHGRITTYLPTRYAGGARAGTPSDDTQLTCRAIEQLLADGTLNPDELAFRIANDRIFGIGRATRDFCDALRGGAPWWEATQQSAGNGAIMRIAPTVLPHLRTGGMQLWVDTAISAAVTHNDALAVASSVAWVALLWRLLNGDLPESPAEWLETYTEVLRVLDSDQEYDTRVTLGPLHGWRGSLSQLLDTHVRDAIVRKTPVRATGPLWHSGAFLLETMPTVLHIVAQHGHDPREAMLVAVNDTRDNDTIAAIVGAAMGAAHGTSWIPTDWREGLLGRIDGDDDGRLFTLIDEAVERFAG; encoded by the coding sequence ATGCTCGACGACTCCCGCTGGATTCCCCGCCTCGACCCGGCCCGCCTGGCCGTGTTGCCGCCTGCCCCGCCCATTGACGCGCCGGATATTGCCGACCGCGTGCGTGGCATGCTGTTGTGCGTGGCCATTGGCGATTCGTTGGGCAACCGCACCGAGAGCATGTTCCCTACCGAGCGGGATCTCGAGCACGGGCGCATTACCACCTACCTGCCCACGCGCTACGCGGGCGGGGCGCGCGCGGGCACTCCCAGCGACGATACGCAGCTCACCTGTCGCGCCATTGAGCAGCTGCTGGCCGATGGCACGCTCAATCCCGACGAGCTGGCGTTCCGCATTGCCAACGACCGCATCTTTGGCATTGGCCGAGCCACGCGGGACTTTTGCGATGCCCTGCGCGGCGGCGCACCCTGGTGGGAGGCCACACAGCAAAGCGCCGGCAACGGCGCCATCATGCGCATTGCGCCCACGGTACTGCCGCATCTGCGCACCGGCGGCATGCAGCTCTGGGTGGATACCGCCATCAGCGCCGCGGTCACGCACAACGATGCGCTGGCCGTTGCCAGCAGCGTGGCGTGGGTGGCGTTGTTGTGGCGGTTGTTGAACGGCGACCTGCCGGAGAGCCCCGCCGAGTGGTTGGAGACGTACACCGAAGTGCTGCGGGTGCTGGACAGCGATCAGGAGTACGACACGCGGGTGACGCTGGGCCCGTTGCACGGGTGGCGTGGCAGTCTGTCACAGCTGCTCGATACGCATGTGCGCGACGCCATTGTGCGCAAAACCCCCGTACGTGCCACCGGCCCGTTGTGGCACAGCGGGGCGTTCCTGCTGGAGACCATGCCCACCGTGCTGCACATCGTAGCGCAGCATGGGCATGATCCACGCGAAGCCATGCTCGTGGCCGTGAACGATACGCGCGACAACGACACCATTGCCGCCATTGTGGGCGCCGCCATGGGCGCGGCGCACGGCACGTCGTGGATCCCCACCGACTGGCGCGAGGGGCTGCTGGGGCGCATTGATGGTGATGACGACGGGCGGCTGTTTACGCTGATTGATGAAGCGGTGGAGCGGTTTGCGGGGTAA
- a CDS encoding AAA family ATPase gives MPILLRTLGAPSLLSEANEPVLPKGKPLALLAYCAADRRRKLSRDECAALLWSDMPTERARHSVRQVIWRLRRALGEDFITRDDLITGIGPGLVTDREQFLEAVHSDNAELALSLYAGPFLDGMELPGGEEFDDWLQYERHRLQDALVQVVERAAERALHDERRTTARALVEQLAERVPSHLGVRRLAIETALALGDTASARQEADALEALAHADGTVLPARVAQTVARARMSFSPAVESAPDIALDFVGRDGPFSEILGAWREVQRGTPRVLLVQGAAGIGKSRLLQVVHRRCAGKSTRALLVRANAGEQGVPFGYASALVRALTSLPGALGIGEASVKELVALDPASAASLRAEPAPWNAVESPRRRALALLDLLQAVTEQQPVALLIDDWHWMDAASREMITVALGRCESAPLLVVIASRHGHELPAVRHPERVTLMPLGLEDSVEALRSTGAWPSTPEVTQFLTITATASRGVPLELYERLTLAVESGLLQLREGEWHAASWEALAHEVTGASPLARRLLACSRHERQLLLVLAVAGTPLSMPVLQDALMSWSSKDPSLLHSPLPREAFDAMVAVLEAKALLRHDGRYVLLVHDTIGEGLLEQTGTEEQRHAHGVLAMAQERALNAGGAPTADALQAALLHALQAGDAPQAGRLLARLVNAVRARGDARSARTVLMDSTGGIPRGIDEAVVLRAVPLWQRGARPSGWALGVVGIAVSLAALVITWRASAAPVVEVLQAPSLAVAAPSYGDNVFRLTPALMVARDTRGADSAFVKVRSLDSNAEVVAGAVAYAGNGPVSLQSLRVRFQDSVARLVVEMEGHRPAVVTVRRDYNGTDLAVGRSIKASLLEGDFGKQHITPTARTVRARVGEDVSGVVQLQYTSVLIAASVWVSYTPSWGDPQQQGREVLPVLTPTLAEIIDVPVQFVAPSTPGRYWILVTVSAQPSGGFTLSGTSWSVERPLWNDGNDLAQLSTAQIEQANREGSIITPFAYPKGWQRTPGECETDRRPSPDTKFCLNYLGAFGIPVVVER, from the coding sequence GTGCCCATCCTCCTCCGCACCCTCGGCGCCCCAAGCCTCCTCTCCGAGGCCAACGAACCAGTCCTCCCCAAGGGGAAGCCGCTGGCGCTGCTGGCCTACTGCGCGGCCGACCGGCGCCGGAAGCTGTCGCGCGACGAATGCGCGGCGCTGCTCTGGTCGGACATGCCCACCGAACGCGCGCGTCACAGCGTGCGCCAGGTCATCTGGCGCCTGCGCCGCGCGCTCGGTGAAGACTTCATCACCCGCGATGATCTGATCACGGGGATCGGGCCGGGGCTCGTCACCGACCGCGAACAGTTTCTCGAGGCGGTGCACAGCGACAACGCGGAGCTGGCGCTCTCCCTCTATGCGGGCCCGTTTCTGGATGGCATGGAGCTGCCGGGCGGTGAGGAGTTTGACGACTGGCTGCAATACGAGCGGCATCGTCTGCAGGATGCGCTGGTGCAGGTGGTGGAACGCGCCGCCGAACGCGCCCTCCACGATGAACGCCGGACCACCGCGCGTGCCTTGGTCGAACAGCTGGCCGAACGAGTTCCGAGCCATCTTGGCGTTCGCCGTCTGGCCATTGAAACGGCACTGGCTCTGGGCGATACGGCCAGCGCCAGGCAAGAGGCCGATGCGCTGGAGGCACTGGCCCACGCCGATGGCACGGTCCTCCCCGCCCGCGTGGCACAAACGGTGGCGCGCGCCCGGATGTCGTTCTCGCCTGCCGTGGAGAGCGCCCCGGACATCGCACTCGACTTTGTGGGACGCGATGGGCCATTCTCCGAAATACTGGGCGCCTGGCGCGAGGTGCAACGCGGCACCCCGCGGGTTCTACTGGTGCAGGGCGCTGCCGGCATCGGCAAGTCGCGGTTGCTGCAGGTGGTGCACCGGCGGTGTGCCGGGAAATCCACCCGCGCGCTCCTGGTGCGCGCCAACGCGGGAGAACAGGGCGTGCCCTTTGGCTACGCGTCGGCACTCGTGCGGGCGCTTACGTCGCTCCCGGGCGCGCTCGGCATTGGCGAGGCCTCGGTCAAGGAACTGGTGGCCCTCGACCCTGCTTCGGCGGCCTCCCTTCGCGCGGAGCCGGCCCCGTGGAACGCCGTCGAAAGTCCGCGCCGACGGGCCTTGGCGTTGCTGGATCTGTTGCAGGCCGTGACCGAGCAACAGCCGGTAGCGCTGCTTATCGATGACTGGCATTGGATGGATGCAGCGTCACGTGAAATGATCACGGTGGCGCTGGGGCGCTGTGAATCGGCGCCGCTGCTGGTGGTGATTGCGTCGCGGCACGGGCACGAACTCCCCGCCGTGCGTCATCCCGAACGCGTGACACTCATGCCGTTGGGGCTCGAGGACAGCGTGGAAGCGCTGCGCAGTACCGGCGCCTGGCCGAGTACACCGGAGGTAACGCAGTTTCTCACCATCACCGCCACAGCCAGTCGTGGCGTGCCGCTGGAGCTGTACGAGCGCCTCACCTTGGCCGTGGAGTCGGGGCTGCTGCAACTGCGTGAGGGGGAGTGGCACGCTGCCTCGTGGGAGGCGCTGGCTCACGAAGTCACGGGCGCCTCGCCACTCGCGCGTCGTTTGTTGGCCTGTTCACGGCATGAGCGACAGCTGCTGTTGGTGCTGGCGGTGGCCGGTACGCCGCTTTCGATGCCCGTGCTGCAAGACGCCTTGATGTCGTGGTCGTCGAAAGACCCATCGCTCCTTCACTCGCCACTTCCCCGCGAGGCGTTCGACGCCATGGTGGCCGTGCTGGAAGCGAAGGCGTTACTGCGTCACGACGGCCGGTATGTGCTGCTGGTACACGATACCATAGGCGAAGGGCTGCTCGAGCAGACCGGGACCGAGGAGCAGCGGCACGCGCACGGCGTGTTGGCGATGGCGCAGGAGCGCGCACTCAACGCGGGTGGCGCTCCTACTGCGGATGCGCTGCAGGCCGCATTGCTGCACGCGCTACAGGCTGGTGACGCGCCGCAGGCCGGCCGATTGCTGGCCCGACTGGTCAATGCGGTGCGCGCTCGTGGTGATGCCCGCAGCGCGCGGACGGTACTAATGGATAGCACCGGCGGCATCCCACGCGGCATTGATGAAGCGGTGGTGCTTCGCGCGGTTCCGCTTTGGCAACGCGGGGCGCGTCCGTCCGGCTGGGCGCTGGGTGTGGTGGGCATCGCCGTGAGTCTGGCAGCGCTGGTCATCACGTGGCGTGCCTCGGCAGCTCCCGTGGTGGAAGTACTGCAGGCGCCATCGTTGGCTGTTGCGGCACCGTCGTACGGTGACAACGTATTCCGCCTAACGCCTGCCCTCATGGTGGCGCGGGACACGCGGGGTGCCGACTCGGCGTTCGTGAAGGTGCGTTCGCTGGATAGCAACGCCGAGGTGGTGGCCGGTGCTGTGGCCTACGCCGGGAATGGCCCGGTGTCGCTGCAATCGTTGCGGGTGCGCTTTCAGGATTCCGTGGCGCGGCTCGTGGTGGAAATGGAAGGACATCGGCCGGCCGTGGTGACGGTGCGTCGGGACTACAACGGCACCGATCTGGCGGTGGGACGCTCGATCAAGGCCTCATTGCTGGAAGGAGATTTTGGCAAGCAGCATATCACACCAACCGCACGCACGGTTCGTGCGAGGGTGGGCGAGGATGTCTCTGGCGTGGTGCAGCTGCAATACACCTCGGTTCTTATTGCCGCGTCGGTGTGGGTGTCGTACACCCCCTCGTGGGGTGACCCGCAGCAACAGGGGCGCGAAGTGTTGCCGGTGCTCACCCCGACTCTGGCCGAAATCATCGATGTGCCCGTACAGTTCGTGGCCCCATCAACGCCCGGTCGCTACTGGATTCTGGTAACGGTGTCCGCCCAGCCATCGGGCGGGTTCACCCTGTCGGGGACCAGTTGGAGTGTGGAGCGGCCGCTCTGGAACGATGGCAATGACCTGGCACAGCTGTCGACCGCCCAAATTGAGCAGGCCAATCGCGAGGGGTCGATCATCACACCGTTCGCGTATCCCAAAGGATGGCAACGGACCCCAGGCGAATGCGAAACCGATCGGCGCCCCTCACCCGACACCAAGTTCTGCCTGAATTATCTGGGCGCGTTTGGTATTCCGGTGGTGGTGGAGCGGTGA